The Polynucleobacter necessarius genome has a window encoding:
- a CDS encoding NADP-dependent isocitrate dehydrogenase — MASEKSKIIYTLTDEAPLLATCAFLPIIRTFTAPAGVQVVESDISVAARILAEFSDCLTAEQKVPDNLAELGRMTLLPDTNIIKLPNISASVPQLLSAIKELQSKGYKIPDFPEDPKDDAEKAIRTRYSKCLGSAVNPVLREGNSDRRAPNAVKRYARKNPHSMGEWSQASRTHVSHMHGGDFYAGEKSMTMTKACDVKMDLVTKSGKTIVLKPKVSLLAGEIIDSMYMSKKALCEFYEKEIEDAYKTGMMLSLHVKATMMKVSHPIVFGHAVKIFYKDAFEKHGKLFEELGVNPNNGMSSLYDKIKTLPESKREEIIQDLHACHEHRPALAMVDSAKDITNLHSPSDVIVDASMPAMIRVGGKMWGADGRLHDTKAVIPESTFARIYQEMINFCKTHGNFDPKTMGTVPNVGLMAQQAEEYGSHDKTFEIPEAGVARIVADDGTVLLEQNVEEGDIWRMCQVKDAPIRDWVKLAVNRARLSNTPAVFWLDEYRPHEAELIKKVQTYLKDYDLTGVDIQTMSQTRAMRFTLERVIRGKDTISVTGNILRDYLTDLFPIMELGTSAKMLSIVPLMAGGGLFETGAGGSAPKHVQQLLEENHLRWDSLGEFLALAVSLEDIGDKTNNPKVKILARTLDEATGTLLDNNKSPSPRTGELDNRGSQFYLAMYWAQALAAQTEDKELQAHFAPIAKALTENEQKIIDELKAVQGKPADIGGYFMPDQAKFKAVMCPSATLNEILKKAAVA, encoded by the coding sequence ATGGCTTCAGAGAAATCAAAGATCATTTACACGCTGACAGACGAAGCGCCTTTATTGGCGACCTGTGCATTTCTACCAATCATTCGCACATTTACAGCACCGGCTGGAGTGCAGGTTGTAGAAAGCGATATTTCTGTTGCGGCACGTATCTTGGCAGAGTTCTCTGATTGCTTAACTGCTGAGCAGAAAGTTCCTGATAATTTAGCCGAGCTGGGTCGTATGACTTTATTGCCGGATACCAACATCATCAAGCTGCCGAATATCAGTGCCTCAGTGCCTCAGTTGCTCTCAGCTATCAAGGAATTGCAATCTAAGGGTTACAAGATCCCTGATTTTCCAGAAGATCCTAAAGACGATGCTGAAAAAGCGATTCGCACACGTTACTCCAAGTGTTTGGGCAGTGCAGTAAACCCTGTGTTGCGCGAAGGTAACTCTGATCGCCGCGCACCAAATGCGGTGAAGCGTTATGCCCGCAAGAACCCACACTCTATGGGCGAGTGGAGCCAAGCCTCCCGTACACACGTATCCCATATGCATGGTGGCGACTTCTATGCAGGTGAGAAGTCAATGACCATGACTAAGGCATGTGATGTGAAGATGGATTTGGTAACGAAGAGTGGCAAGACCATTGTTCTCAAGCCAAAAGTCTCTTTACTTGCTGGTGAAATTATTGACAGCATGTACATGAGCAAGAAAGCGCTCTGCGAGTTCTACGAAAAAGAAATCGAAGATGCTTACAAGACTGGCATGATGTTGTCCTTGCACGTGAAGGCAACCATGATGAAGGTATCGCACCCGATCGTGTTCGGCCATGCAGTCAAGATTTTCTACAAAGATGCATTTGAAAAGCACGGTAAGTTGTTTGAAGAGTTGGGCGTTAATCCAAACAACGGTATGAGCAGCTTGTATGACAAGATCAAAACCTTGCCAGAATCTAAGCGCGAAGAAATCATTCAAGACTTGCACGCTTGCCATGAGCATCGTCCTGCATTGGCGATGGTGGATTCTGCTAAAGACATTACCAACCTTCATTCACCAAGTGATGTGATTGTGGATGCATCCATGCCAGCCATGATTCGTGTTGGCGGCAAGATGTGGGGCGCGGATGGTCGTTTGCATGACACGAAGGCAGTGATTCCAGAAAGTACTTTCGCCCGCATCTACCAAGAGATGATTAACTTCTGTAAGACTCATGGTAACTTTGATCCAAAAACCATGGGCACAGTGCCAAACGTGGGCTTGATGGCTCAGCAGGCTGAAGAGTACGGCTCACATGACAAGACCTTCGAGATTCCTGAAGCTGGTGTTGCCCGCATTGTTGCGGATGACGGCACAGTCTTGCTCGAACAGAATGTGGAAGAGGGCGATATCTGGCGTATGTGTCAGGTTAAAGATGCGCCGATTCGTGACTGGGTCAAGTTGGCAGTAAACCGTGCACGCCTTTCTAATACTCCAGCAGTATTCTGGTTGGATGAGTACCGTCCACACGAAGCTGAGTTGATCAAAAAGGTGCAAACCTATTTGAAGGATTACGATTTAACTGGCGTAGATATTCAGACCATGTCTCAGACTCGTGCAATGCGCTTTACATTAGAGCGTGTGATTCGTGGCAAAGATACGATTTCTGTAACAGGCAATATTTTGCGTGATTACCTCACTGACTTGTTCCCAATTATGGAACTTGGCACTAGCGCCAAGATGTTGTCTATCGTGCCTTTGATGGCAGGCGGTGGCCTCTTTGAAACTGGTGCAGGCGGTTCTGCTCCTAAGCATGTTCAACAATTGCTTGAAGAGAATCATTTGCGTTGGGATTCTTTGGGTGAGTTCTTGGCCTTGGCTGTTTCATTGGAGGATATTGGTGACAAGACCAACAATCCAAAAGTGAAGATTTTGGCTCGCACTCTAGATGAAGCAACTGGTACATTGCTAGACAACAATAAGTCACCATCACCACGCACTGGTGAGTTGGATAACCGCGGTAGCCAGTTCTACTTGGCGATGTACTGGGCTCAAGCCTTAGCTGCGCAAACCGAAGACAAAGAGTTACAAGCGCACTTTGCTCCGATTGCAAAAGCCTTGACTGAGAATGAGCAAAAGATTATTGACGAACTCAAAGCGGTACAAGGTAAGCCAGCTGATATTGGCGGCTACTTCATGCCTGACCAAGCCAAGTTCAAAGCAGTAATGTGCCCAAGCGCAACATTGAACGAAATCTTGAAGAAAGCGGCAGTAGCTTAA
- a CDS encoding energy-coupling factor ABC transporter permease, with product MAWILVACAIFLLGVYQSRQGVLLQPRLRNLFLVCILLLTVAWNIRAHLPNSNLDNLIDLSFHFFGASLLVALFGFWSAITLLFIVSLVGVLSISGDLVEATQHYVMVSVIPAIFAYCVIKAVDRLLPKHLFILILGHGYLAAFLSTFATGVLIYGLQQAFNITSFASNDPVGWFLGLLILSFMEGSLSGMLLAMLLIYKPQWVITYQENQYMNT from the coding sequence ATGGCCTGGATCCTAGTGGCATGTGCCATTTTCCTGTTGGGCGTGTATCAAAGTCGCCAAGGGGTTCTACTTCAACCCCGTCTTCGTAACCTCTTTTTGGTCTGCATTCTTCTGCTGACTGTAGCTTGGAATATTCGCGCCCACCTACCGAATAGCAATCTCGATAATTTGATCGACTTATCCTTCCACTTTTTTGGAGCCTCATTACTGGTTGCTTTGTTTGGCTTCTGGAGTGCGATCACACTGCTCTTTATTGTATCCCTGGTTGGGGTCTTAAGCATCAGTGGTGACTTGGTAGAAGCCACCCAGCACTATGTCATGGTGAGCGTCATTCCGGCCATCTTTGCTTACTGCGTAATCAAGGCAGTGGATCGACTACTACCCAAGCATTTATTTATTCTGATTTTGGGGCATGGTTATTTGGCAGCTTTTCTGAGCACCTTTGCGACCGGCGTCTTAATCTACGGTCTACAGCAAGCATTCAATATCACCTCATTTGCTAGCAATGATCCGGTGGGCTGGTTTTTAGGCTTACTCATTCTGTCATTTATGGAGGGCTCGCTCTCCGGCATGTTGTTGGCTATGTTGTTAATTTATAAGCCGCAATGGGTGATCACTTACCAAGAAAATCAGTATATGAATACCTAG
- the msrP gene encoding protein-methionine-sulfoxide reductase catalytic subunit MsrP — MRTHLPKLLASEITPKAVFEGRRDLIKSAAAGAFGLALAPWFSREALASNPQKLIATPNPNFILKDESTGYQYVTGYNNFYEFGTEKSDPAANAGSLQTRPWAVTIEGLVKKPVTLDIDALLKLAPMEECVYRMRCVEGWSMVIPWDGYSLSKLLNYVQPLGSAKFVEFISLADRKQMPGLRSQIIDWPYREGLRLDEAMNPLTFLTFGLYGEVLPKQNGAPVRIVVPWKYGFKSAKSIVTIRLTEEMPKTSWSQFDAREYGFYSNVNPLVNHPRWSQATERRIGDFKAAFAPKMKAQMFNGYADQVASMYTGMDLKKFY, encoded by the coding sequence ATGCGCACCCACCTGCCGAAGTTACTTGCCAGTGAAATCACTCCTAAGGCAGTTTTTGAGGGGCGCAGAGACTTGATTAAAAGTGCCGCTGCCGGAGCCTTTGGCTTGGCACTTGCACCCTGGTTCTCACGCGAGGCTCTTGCAAGCAACCCGCAAAAGTTAATCGCAACACCGAACCCAAACTTCATTCTCAAAGATGAATCTACCGGCTATCAATATGTTACAGGCTACAACAATTTTTACGAGTTTGGTACCGAAAAATCAGATCCTGCTGCTAATGCGGGATCTCTGCAGACCCGTCCATGGGCTGTCACGATTGAAGGTTTGGTCAAAAAACCAGTCACTTTAGATATCGATGCTCTGCTGAAATTGGCACCAATGGAAGAGTGTGTTTATCGGATGCGCTGTGTTGAAGGCTGGTCTATGGTGATTCCTTGGGATGGTTACTCGCTCTCTAAATTACTGAATTATGTTCAACCTTTGGGTTCAGCCAAGTTCGTTGAGTTTATTTCACTCGCAGATCGCAAACAAATGCCTGGCTTAAGGAGTCAAATCATTGATTGGCCCTATCGTGAAGGCTTGCGTTTAGATGAGGCAATGAATCCATTGACGTTCTTGACATTTGGCTTGTATGGCGAAGTATTGCCCAAGCAAAATGGTGCTCCGGTTCGAATTGTGGTGCCCTGGAAATATGGCTTTAAGAGTGCTAAGTCGATTGTCACAATTCGTTTGACTGAAGAGATGCCTAAAACCAGCTGGAGTCAGTTTGATGCTCGAGAGTATGGTTTTTATTCCAACGTCAATCCGTTGGTAAACCATCCTCGATGGAGCCAAGCAACCGAACGTCGGATTGGCGATTTCAAAGCGGCCTTTGCACCCAAAATGAAAGCGCAAATGTTTAACGGTTATGCTGATCAAGTTGCCAGTATGTATACCGGCATGGACTTGAAGAAATTCTACTAA
- a CDS encoding sulfite oxidase heme-binding subunit YedZ → MKVLVFLLALLPLGRLIWLGFNDGLGANPVELITRSTGTWALVFLCLTLAMTPLRLLTSTAAWIRYRRMLDLFSFFYACLHFGIWLWLDQDFDLVEMLKDVVRRPFITMGFISFVLLIPLALTSTHWAQRKLGRRWAQLHRPIYFIACTVILHYWWHKAGKNDLDTVTIYAIVLILLLSCRIPYIRKFLSKQFIT, encoded by the coding sequence ATGAAGGTATTAGTTTTTCTCTTGGCACTACTGCCCTTAGGGCGACTCATTTGGTTGGGCTTCAATGATGGCTTAGGTGCCAATCCAGTTGAATTGATTACCCGTTCAACGGGCACTTGGGCATTAGTCTTCTTGTGCTTAACCTTGGCGATGACGCCATTGCGCTTGCTGACGAGTACTGCAGCATGGATTCGGTATCGCAGAATGTTGGACCTATTTAGCTTTTTCTATGCCTGTCTGCATTTTGGGATTTGGCTTTGGTTAGATCAGGACTTTGACTTAGTAGAGATGCTCAAGGATGTGGTGAGGCGACCATTCATTACCATGGGCTTCATTAGCTTTGTTCTCTTGATTCCGCTAGCACTGACATCCACCCATTGGGCTCAAAGAAAATTAGGTCGTCGGTGGGCTCAACTGCATCGACCGATTTATTTCATTGCCTGTACCGTGATCCTTCACTATTGGTGGCATAAAGCCGGCAAGAATGATCTTGATACCGTAACAATTTATGCGATCGTTTTGATATTGCTGTTATCTTGTAGGATTCCTTATATTCGCAAGTTCTTAAGCAAGCAATTCATCACTTAA
- a CDS encoding lipocalin family protein — translation MTLFSYSRASIVSILGFLLICLGSVQANVQQGDQTVKTIASLDVPRYLGTWYEIAKFPNWFQKKCVSNTKAVYAAKPDGNLRVLNSCKTAGGETSEAEGLARQIGGKDSPKLEVRFAPEWLSFLPMVWGDYWVIDLDTQYQVAVVSDPRREYLWVLSRTPQIDPTVYADLLQRLKQQQFDIQKLELTSQKN, via the coding sequence ATGACTCTGTTTTCATATTCTCGCGCTTCAATCGTTTCAATATTGGGCTTTCTGTTGATTTGTCTTGGATCTGTCCAGGCTAACGTTCAGCAAGGTGATCAGACTGTCAAAACCATAGCCTCCTTAGATGTTCCGCGCTACTTGGGAACTTGGTACGAGATTGCCAAGTTTCCAAACTGGTTTCAGAAGAAATGCGTTTCTAATACCAAGGCTGTATATGCCGCCAAACCTGATGGCAATCTGCGAGTGCTCAATAGCTGCAAAACCGCTGGTGGTGAAACCTCAGAAGCAGAAGGCTTAGCTCGCCAAATTGGTGGCAAGGACTCACCAAAGTTAGAGGTGCGTTTTGCCCCTGAGTGGCTTTCATTTCTGCCTATGGTCTGGGGTGATTACTGGGTGATTGATTTGGATACTCAATATCAGGTGGCAGTTGTCAGTGATCCGAGAAGAGAATACCTTTGGGTTTTATCGAGAACACCTCAAATCGATCCAACAGTCTATGCTGATTTATTGCAGCGCCTAAAGCAGCAACAATTTGATATTCAAAAGCTCGAGCTCACTTCCCAGAAGAACTAA
- a CDS encoding MBL fold metallo-hydrolase gives MPEQRIGNYCLPPGIEIFERGWLSANNIFLFGEDDVSLVDSGYCTHQKMTVDLVSNALKQHNLNSLNKLVNTHLHSDHCGGNAALSQEFDCEIWIPEAEAIAVQDWDENLLSFQQLGQECPRFTHRDLLVPGKKINLGPYRWQILAAPGHDNHSVMLYQEQHQILISADALWEEGFGVIFPELWGEGGFEGVGADIRVNRRASSCLGDPRTWKTFY, from the coding sequence GTGCCTGAACAGCGTATTGGCAATTATTGTCTCCCGCCCGGAATTGAAATCTTCGAGCGTGGTTGGTTATCAGCGAATAATATTTTTTTATTTGGTGAAGATGATGTTTCCCTAGTTGATAGCGGGTATTGCACGCATCAAAAAATGACAGTGGATTTAGTTTCCAATGCACTCAAGCAACACAATTTAAACAGTCTCAATAAATTAGTTAATACACATCTGCACTCAGATCATTGTGGTGGCAATGCAGCGCTATCACAAGAGTTTGATTGCGAAATCTGGATACCAGAAGCTGAAGCAATTGCTGTGCAAGACTGGGATGAAAATTTACTCAGCTTTCAGCAATTGGGGCAGGAGTGCCCACGCTTTACTCACCGTGATCTACTCGTGCCTGGCAAAAAGATTAACTTGGGCCCTTATCGCTGGCAGATTCTTGCGGCTCCTGGTCATGACAACCATTCAGTCATGCTCTATCAAGAGCAACATCAAATCTTGATCTCTGCCGATGCCTTATGGGAGGAGGGCTTTGGGGTCATCTTCCCTGAGCTCTGGGGTGAGGGTGGCTTTGAAGGGGTGGGCGCAGACATTAGAGTTAATCGAAGAGCTTCCAGTTGCCTTGGTGATCCCAGGACATGGAAAACCTTTTACTGA
- a CDS encoding SDR family NAD(P)-dependent oxidoreductase — protein sequence MEHTVLVTGATAGFGEATARRFLANGHKVIAAGRRVERLDALRVSLPVEQQKKLLTLAMDVCDSAQVDSLAATLPAEFAKVTVLVNNAGLALGLEPAHQAFLSDWDRMIDTNIKGLVHMTRAFLPGMVERKCGHIINLGSVAASYPYPGGNVYGGTKAFVQQFSLNLRADLVGTPVRVTCVEPGMSSGTEFSNVRFKGDDDKAGKVYSGVKALSADDVAEAIYWPANLPSHMNINLVEIMPVQQGFNAFSVHRGEV from the coding sequence ATGGAACATACCGTTTTGGTAACTGGCGCTACTGCTGGTTTTGGAGAGGCAACTGCTAGACGTTTTCTGGCCAATGGCCATAAAGTGATTGCTGCAGGCAGAAGGGTGGAGCGCTTGGATGCTTTAAGAGTATCCCTTCCTGTAGAGCAGCAGAAAAAATTACTCACCTTGGCTATGGATGTTTGTGACAGCGCACAGGTTGATAGCCTTGCGGCAACATTACCGGCAGAATTTGCCAAGGTAACGGTGCTAGTGAATAACGCTGGATTGGCTTTGGGTTTGGAGCCAGCGCATCAAGCCTTTCTCTCAGACTGGGATCGAATGATTGATACCAATATCAAGGGGCTGGTGCATATGACGCGCGCTTTCTTGCCTGGAATGGTGGAGCGTAAATGTGGTCACATCATTAATCTAGGCTCTGTAGCCGCAAGCTATCCCTACCCGGGCGGCAATGTCTACGGCGGAACCAAAGCCTTTGTGCAGCAATTTAGTTTGAACCTGAGGGCGGATTTAGTTGGTACACCAGTTCGTGTTACCTGTGTTGAGCCTGGGATGAGTTCAGGTACAGAGTTTTCAAATGTGCGCTTTAAGGGTGATGACGATAAAGCGGGCAAGGTCTACAGTGGTGTTAAGGCATTAAGTGCGGATGATGTGGCAGAGGCAATTTACTGGCCTGCTAACTTACCAAGTCATATGAATATTAATTTGGTGGAGATAATGCCAGTACAGCAAGGTTTTAATGCTTTCAGTGTTCACCGCGGTGAGGTTTAA
- a CDS encoding DUF2889 domain-containing protein codes for MLSTPANRNPLHTREITFQGYAREDGLWDIEAHLRDFKFHPFTTGGKTWEPGQAFHDMWVRITVNTELVILAIEVSMDSRPHPECPQVIPPMDALIGARLGKGWRKTINEHLGGIKGCTHLRELLSNIATAAFQSIPGALFDPDDNKPPLYLGTCKSWDFDGPVVMRAYPKFYKWKPTV; via the coding sequence ATGCTCTCAACTCCAGCAAACAGAAATCCACTCCATACCCGTGAAATTACTTTTCAGGGCTATGCCCGAGAGGACGGCTTATGGGATATAGAAGCCCATTTGCGAGACTTCAAATTTCATCCTTTCACTACTGGCGGGAAAACCTGGGAGCCAGGCCAAGCATTTCATGACATGTGGGTTCGAATTACTGTGAATACTGAATTAGTGATCCTAGCCATCGAGGTGTCCATGGATAGCCGCCCTCACCCCGAATGCCCTCAAGTAATCCCCCCAATGGATGCGCTGATTGGCGCCCGCCTTGGTAAGGGTTGGCGCAAAACTATTAATGAACATCTTGGCGGAATTAAGGGCTGCACGCATTTACGCGAACTGCTCAGCAATATTGCTACCGCCGCATTTCAATCGATTCCTGGAGCACTCTTTGATCCGGATGACAACAAGCCACCACTGTATTTGGGGACTTGTAAATCTTGGGACTTTGACGGGCCAGTAGTAATGCGCGCATATCCCAAGTTTTACAAATGGAAGCCTACGGTCTAG
- a CDS encoding pseudouridine synthase, whose product MAKPISLEKILFSQGFGTRRYCSDLVYADLVKVNGVLAEDPEERIATEGLMLNVEGKDWEFHEKAYIAFNKPPNYECSHKTTYHPSVYSLLPKPFVERGLQCVGRLDFDTTGLILISDDGQFIHKMTTPKKNIGKVYEITTPEPITQKQMDHLLSGVVLDDDPKPCFATACKQLSEYVLAMTIVEGRYHQVKRMMAAVGNHVAKLHRTEIGQYRMPADLKEGEWRWLYPEDLQSLSKSVDAPSA is encoded by the coding sequence ATGGCCAAACCGATTTCTCTCGAAAAAATATTATTTAGCCAAGGATTTGGCACTAGGCGCTATTGCAGCGATTTAGTCTATGCTGACCTAGTCAAAGTCAATGGTGTTTTGGCAGAAGATCCCGAGGAGCGTATTGCGACTGAGGGTTTGATGCTCAATGTAGAAGGCAAAGATTGGGAGTTTCATGAAAAAGCCTATATTGCCTTTAATAAGCCGCCAAACTATGAGTGCTCTCATAAAACTACATATCACCCCAGCGTCTACAGTTTGTTACCAAAGCCGTTTGTAGAGCGGGGCTTGCAGTGCGTCGGGCGTTTGGATTTTGATACCACTGGCCTGATTTTGATTTCGGACGATGGCCAATTTATTCATAAGATGACTACGCCAAAGAAAAATATTGGCAAGGTATACGAGATAACTACGCCTGAACCTATTACTCAAAAGCAGATGGATCACTTGTTAAGTGGCGTTGTGCTGGACGATGACCCAAAGCCGTGTTTTGCTACGGCATGCAAGCAGCTGAGCGAGTATGTTTTGGCAATGACGATTGTTGAGGGTCGCTACCATCAAGTCAAACGAATGATGGCTGCAGTGGGCAACCATGTTGCTAAGCTGCATCGTACTGAAATCGGCCAATACCGTATGCCTGCCGATTTGAAGGAAGGTGAGTGGCGTTGGCTATATCCAGAAGATTTACAGAGCTTGTCTAAGAGTGTGGATGCCCCCAGTGCCTAA
- a CDS encoding 4a-hydroxytetrahydrobiopterin dehydratase, producing the protein MPPVPKPKLVANDFDFATILPDWRVNPATQELERVFVFWDFKAAFEFMTLSANKAEELDHHPDWSNSWNRVAVRLSTHSTKALTELDIAMASAMDQYALQVQT; encoded by the coding sequence ATGCCCCCAGTGCCTAAGCCAAAGCTAGTTGCAAATGATTTTGACTTTGCAACAATTTTGCCCGATTGGCGGGTTAATCCAGCCACCCAAGAGTTAGAGCGAGTATTTGTATTTTGGGATTTCAAAGCAGCATTTGAATTTATGACGCTGAGTGCAAATAAGGCTGAGGAACTAGATCATCATCCCGATTGGTCTAATTCTTGGAACCGGGTGGCGGTGCGCTTGAGCACCCATTCCACGAAGGCTTTGACTGAGCTCGATATCGCCATGGCAAGCGCCATGGATCAATATGCTTTACAAGTTCAGACTTAG
- a CDS encoding isochorismatase family protein, with product MKTSHQIHAESSTLILIDLQGRLMPAIDQGESVLNQCIRSAKIAQLLGIPIIGTEQSPKSLGSNIESIKSFCSQTISKEHFNACADGLSAAIPTNRQQCILMGCETHVCLMQTALKLIDESYDVSIVVDGVGSRRALDKQIALDRLSAAGARLITGEMLGFEWLKSAQNPVFKEVLALLK from the coding sequence ATGAAAACATCCCATCAAATTCATGCAGAGTCATCCACCCTCATCCTGATTGATTTACAGGGGCGTCTGATGCCCGCAATTGATCAAGGTGAGTCGGTGCTAAATCAATGTATCCGCAGCGCCAAAATTGCCCAACTTCTTGGAATTCCAATCATTGGTACAGAACAAAGTCCAAAGAGCCTAGGAAGCAATATTGAATCTATTAAATCTTTTTGCAGCCAAACAATCAGCAAAGAGCATTTCAATGCCTGTGCGGATGGCCTGTCAGCAGCCATCCCCACCAATCGCCAGCAATGCATTCTGATGGGATGTGAGACTCATGTGTGCTTAATGCAAACCGCACTGAAATTAATCGATGAGAGTTATGACGTATCCATAGTGGTGGATGGAGTTGGCTCACGCAGAGCGCTCGATAAACAAATCGCCCTTGATCGACTGAGTGCTGCTGGGGCCAGACTGATTACCGGAGAGATGCTGGGATTTGAGTGGTTAAAGAGCGCTCAAAATCCAGTCTTCAAAGAAGTTCTAGCCCTACTGAAATAA
- a CDS encoding GNAT family N-acetyltransferase, which yields MSMNLSVRYTDKIHPLGDGKTYAIRPIHSDDRDRIIELFNHLSPESRYLRFAHAISKLPDDFLDDILHLDYAKEMALVAVVPSQNGDEEIIGISRYVTPPNKNVCEFSLSVSDHYAAHGIGTHLMLDLIAYAKENKLQEMLGYVLSKNPKMLHLVSELGFQVTNLDDDPDFKTVSLLL from the coding sequence ATGTCCATGAATCTATCGGTAAGGTATACAGACAAAATACATCCTTTAGGTGATGGGAAAACGTATGCGATTCGCCCAATTCATTCAGACGATCGTGATCGAATCATTGAGCTATTCAATCACCTCTCACCTGAAAGTCGCTACCTCCGATTTGCCCACGCAATCTCCAAACTGCCAGATGACTTTCTGGATGACATTTTGCATTTAGACTATGCAAAAGAAATGGCTCTAGTTGCAGTCGTTCCAAGTCAAAACGGTGATGAAGAGATTATTGGCATTTCACGTTATGTAACCCCACCCAATAAAAACGTTTGTGAGTTCTCGCTTAGCGTAAGTGATCACTATGCAGCACATGGAATTGGGACACATTTGATGCTTGACCTAATCGCATATGCAAAAGAAAATAAATTACAAGAAATGCTTGGGTATGTCTTGAGCAAGAATCCAAAAATGTTGCATCTGGTTTCTGAGTTGGGTTTTCAAGTTACCAACCTTGATGATGATCCCGACTTTAAAACCGTCAGCCTTCTACTGTGA
- a CDS encoding APC family permease, whose amino-acid sequence MPDNPELAKNTLGGFESFVMGIAGTAPAFSVAVTTATIVSAVGVLSVASVLYCGLIMFGITLAFIHLSKITPNAGAAYAWVGHVFGPIWGFFAGWGLLIASVFFMVSATIPAATSTLLLLAPAYTENTEAVAGVAAIWLTLITAVVTRGIKHSSYVQITFTIFETAILLALIIGGFVHYWDTPVHLPSVIWFSPFSFSPQLFATGALTAIFFFWGWDVTMNLSEESKSSAKQVSGTASTGAFWSVLNMMLFFTIMIVVILIVLTDAEIANADTNVLFAVATKLFPEPWNYLAVFCTILSTVGTIETQILQFSRSLFSMSRDRMLHSRYAKIHPEWQTPWMATVVIWAMGMLLLFTSSYMPSVKVILSSSILTIGFQICFYMSLAGFACAWHYRHKIHAGFGSAFGYVLWPLMSALFMVFIALYSIPTFDLLTNLLGLGGLLIGFLPLMLNRSLTLK is encoded by the coding sequence ATGCCTGATAACCCAGAACTAGCAAAAAATACCCTCGGTGGTTTCGAGTCTTTTGTGATGGGCATTGCTGGGACTGCACCTGCTTTTAGTGTTGCGGTCACAACGGCAACCATTGTGTCTGCAGTGGGCGTTTTATCGGTCGCTAGCGTCCTGTACTGCGGCCTCATCATGTTTGGCATTACCTTGGCCTTTATTCACTTGAGTAAGATCACGCCGAATGCTGGTGCCGCATATGCTTGGGTAGGTCATGTATTTGGTCCAATTTGGGGATTTTTTGCAGGCTGGGGGCTTTTAATTGCTTCAGTATTTTTTATGGTCTCAGCGACTATTCCGGCGGCCACCTCAACCCTCCTGTTGCTTGCGCCGGCATATACAGAAAATACTGAAGCGGTTGCTGGAGTCGCAGCCATCTGGTTAACCTTAATTACCGCTGTAGTTACTCGCGGTATTAAACATTCTAGTTATGTACAAATCACATTTACTATTTTTGAAACAGCCATATTGCTTGCACTCATTATTGGAGGTTTTGTTCATTATTGGGACACGCCAGTACACCTGCCTTCTGTGATTTGGTTTTCACCGTTCTCATTCTCACCTCAACTATTTGCAACTGGAGCATTAACCGCTATTTTCTTTTTCTGGGGTTGGGATGTGACCATGAACTTGAGCGAGGAGAGTAAATCCAGCGCTAAGCAAGTTTCCGGCACCGCAAGTACCGGCGCATTTTGGTCCGTATTAAATATGATGCTGTTTTTTACGATTATGATCGTCGTTATATTGATTGTGCTGACAGATGCAGAAATTGCGAACGCAGACACCAATGTCCTATTTGCTGTGGCCACTAAACTCTTTCCGGAGCCTTGGAACTATCTTGCGGTCTTTTGTACGATCTTAAGTACTGTAGGTACTATTGAGACACAGATTCTGCAATTTAGTCGCAGCCTTTTTTCAATGTCGAGAGATAGGATGTTGCACTCTAGGTATGCCAAGATTCATCCAGAGTGGCAAACGCCTTGGATGGCAACCGTAGTGATCTGGGCTATGGGCATGCTATTGCTCTTTACCTCTTCATATATGCCTTCAGTGAAAGTCATTCTATCGAGCTCCATTCTGACTATTGGGTTTCAGATTTGCTTTTATATGAGTCTCGCGGGGTTTGCTTGTGCATGGCACTATCGTCACAAAATCCACGCTGGGTTTGGGAGCGCCTTTGGATATGTGCTTTGGCCCCTGATGTCTGCGTTGTTTATGGTGTTTATTGCTCTCTACAGCATCCCCACATTTGATTTATTAACCAACCTTCTAGGTTTGGGTGGGCTACTGATTGGCTTTCTCCCATTAATGTTAAATCGTAGCTTAACTCTAAAATGA